The genome window AGGGGATTCGGCAATGTAGGAGTCCAGTTAGATTCCTTGGTCTTGGTGGGGGTTCTGCAGAAGACATTCCAGTGTCCTTGGCACATTCGGAAGGAAGTTTGGCAGATATGGCAATTGCTTGGTGACTCCCCTCGGATAGCTCATTGCTACAGGGAGGCGAACAAAGTTGCGGATATTTTGTCTAATGTGGGAGTTACCCACCCTGGACAGTAGGTTAGGGTTTATGAACACTTACGATTGATACCACAGTTGGCTCGTGGCATACTTCGTTTAGATAGGTTTGGCTTGCCGTCAGTTAGGAAGGTCCGGATGGCGTAGCTTCTGTGTTGGGATAAGGCATTGAGCATGGTTGTAACTTTCAGTtcgaataaataataaaatttttatttaaaaaaaaatagcctttaaacaccttaaaccatcttcaaaaaacatacattcagtaaatttttGGTTACCTCTGTTAAAGGaactttgcacttggtaaccatctattttcaatcttccatttctcaagcattatcctccaaattgacctaccctccgcattacctaaaattgcttttttgacaacttaagagcaaaattagtaagaagaatatgtgataaaatacatacacacataaaacataaaaattatagaaagtaacattcacactataactaataaaatgtctaaactaataaagttgttcTTCACACcaatattgccaaatcttccccagCAGCAgcaccaaaaacttgacgggaatTTTACATATACGTATAAGTTAAAAaatcgaattacacccgttcactgcaagtatacaggtcaactaatAGTTTAGAATATATACCGgttcgatcccacagggaagagtgaacaattaccggtattactaaaacttctctattatttagattatcaatgaattataacaaattaaacctactgaaattatacaaaataacaaatgaaaactccttagattatggtatccctaactactcatgcaagtgctatatttggatcattgagtactacatctaggctagttatggtgtaatttccttatgcatttgaatcctactttcgtagtgaatcaattgtATTTATacctaatccatacctattctcatggttatgaaattagctacaagttcatttcttcagtgaaattacatgaaatgaatcactaaaaaccacaaaggtgcacctctactttcgtgagtgtactccctatgtttagcacttcttgaactagtgttaaatctcaattttcattgcagaaacaacaccttagataatcacaatcaatggtaccagattaaacatgatttaaagagctaaagtgctaaataacttgctcaaatcatagcaatcaaataacaaaataataaacactaacaattatagaaagttcaactaaacccaaggcataaacattagaaacacatattgaacacaaaatccagaacttgcatatcaactaaacttagaatccaatacaaaaaataaagagttggaaaagagataacccttgtcacatgagcttcaactccttcttcatttccattttcatcctaatctagctaatatacaagaatggaagTGCTACACTATTCTAAACTAAACTATTCTACTACTCAGAAAGAGCAAGAGCTACATCTCTGCACTCCAAGTTTCTCTCGTAtgtctctctattttttcttgcaaGATTTGGCTATTTCAAGACaaaggaagtcaagaaaatgaggccTACActtcccttttacagctggtaatgtttctcacatgtctagcattgcATATGACTTGTtgaaggtgaaattgagttttccgcgTAAAGAGCAGCtttctctgaccacaatccggccagaaatctgGCCATAAATCCGGCCGGCCAagttctggccggattgctacagtgacattttggtgcaattttgttcaatttccagTTCTGCTCCGATTTTGCGTCAACTTAAActaaacttttcttgatgataaaagctgatttagctcttgactaaaacatgaaacttgtagccctttgagttagcttttcaatgcatggagaatcacctcatttggatctgtgtaggctgagaaatgatcAAAATAACCTTGACTGTTCATTGCCCTATTTCAGATTCGACCAAATGAAATTGGCTACTGTATTTCGGCATTTTGacttggaaaaccttcaaacgggattcagatgtcttcaccaaagttgtagatctatctcttatcttcaaattggttcaagaatcatcttaatccaatcactgtaactcaagttatagccgaaatacaaaaatgtgtcaaaactgtcaaaatacacaaaatctaagtaaaaagtgataaaaacctcatttaatcacttaaaagcatttgtcactaattatagccaaaataattcattttcgtctagtaatataaccaaagtgactaaaaataatataaaatgtcatacaattaaaacgtaaattagtcacttatcggTTAAAAAGCTGATTTAGCCTCCTTCATAGAGTTTTTTGGTGTCAAAGTTAGCACCTGTTACTAGGGCTAGTTTGTGACCAGAGGAAAGTGTGAAATACAGAAAGTAAAAACTGGCCTTCAAACCAGTTCAATCTCACCTGGTTTGAGGAAAAGATggttgagaaaaagatgattgtATGAGAGTGTTAACTATCTTTTTTTCTATATGAGTTGCTTACTTGTGGAGTTAGGTTAAGGCGAGAGATTAAATTGAATGTGGTTAAATTTGAGTATAATTATCTCTACTTTACCAAATGTTacgagtatttagtgtaatttgaaTGATTGCATAATGGTTGATTACTTTACTAATGAGGAGGGGCTCAAGGCTGCTCAAACTTTTAGTGCTCAAGTCATGCAAATACCCAGTGGTCCAATTACAAGAGCGCGTGCTAGGAGAAttcaagaatcacttcaagctcttgtttgcacgattcaaaaacgagttggtgatgacttgaggaccattgaaggattacataatggagaaactactttatacactttccttcaaatggaagaaccaagtgaagactagttcacGGAGCACTAGCttgctaattagggttttagttaccattattagttgtttgttagcattaataatttcggtcaattttcacttcactttggccgaattcagagtcttaattttagtcaattagttgttagatattttcacccttaatgaagggcaaggtcgtccattggacattctagggtttgagtcttgtaaggctatatatagcctaggttttcattcattaaaggggaattcagattttatacaatattcgtgagtttattcactctctcttgcctcaagagaatttcctttgaatgcttgagaattaatctcaagctgttcatcgaacttatcaatcaagtagtctccttgattgtggcgttcttctaactatacttttggttcactaaatttgctcgTCTTGGGTTAAGGAGTCTCCTTAGTTCATGACTTGTGATCCTAGAAGGGTCAAGGTTCCGCAATCaacccaacttggtgttcgtctagatccgtcgcacatcagttggtatcaagagctagtcgacgacatcaagtatatcccgttgaggttctttgtttttctccttttcttttcttcataagTTTTCTAGTATTTCTTCAAATCTGGTCGTGTCTTTCCTTGTGTCAATCCGTGTgacaattacaaaaaaaaaaaagaaaacagccgCATCttatttgtttccttgttgcatcgtttattgaatttttctcttttgattcttGTACACTTCGTGCGTTATTTTGTTGCGTGAATTTCCTTGGAATCTGCCTCCAAGCTTAGCCGTAGTTGTCTTTGGATAATCTGgttagtacaaaaaaaaaaaaaaaattttttttgcgaCGGCTAGGCTTTTTACTtgcaattagggtttccttgggCGCAAGTTTTTTGCCAAATCTGTCGAaactttagtttattccaccaagttgttttcattaattttctaaactgatttttgtggttaaacttgTTTGGGGTTGGAATCTTGAAGAGGTACTACaataatctagggtttcttgagtttcttgaaactaatcttgaagtctCGAAACTTTGATACATGTCTTGATAGTTATTGGAGGATTGAAGGAGAACATTGGATTGACAttaaattctgaaattttacccaaaaacagccgagtaattgtgtgttcttagagtcaaaaaaaaaaaaaaagaggaattgcgcgggtgacaagaaagaaaaggaaatcgtGTTCTTTATTGCCAAGACCTGATTTGCTACACTTTGTTTCTTGAATattaaagccaaaaaaaaaaagggcttaAAAATTCTGACCAacctcctcttgaaggtctccaaCACTTGGCCTCTTGATTATTTGTATCACCCTTTGAGATTCTTGAtcatcttgattcttgaagacTTGTACCTCCCTTCGTacaaaaagtttcttgtacgcTCTTGCATCCATACAGGGCTTTCTTGTTTTAGGAGGAAATTTCTTGGGGGTTTCTTGGGCAAGCCGCTTGGGGAATTCTTGTGTAACATCACTTGCATTATCTTGTGACGCCATTGCCTAGGACCAAGAGTCAAATTTGTCCTTGTGTGGTGCGAAGGGGAGGGACCGAATTGTTTGTTCTTTGGGGGGGAGTAAGGGACGAAATTTGGGAGCAAGGAGAGGGGAGTATAGCCGAGTTTATGGAGGGGTTTTAGcagcaaaattctggaattttcggAGGATAGTTTCGGGAGAATAGGAAGCTACCAAAATCTGTTTTACACTTGGTTGACCAGCTGACTTTAGGAAAGGAATAAGgagaaggaaatctggaaaatttttggaaataaCCCTGATTTGGAATAGCCGATTTTGAGGAAGGTTAAGGGGTacgaaatctggaaattctttttTGGTAACAATTCTGATTTGGTTAGTCGACTTTAAGGAAATTTCCAAATAAGTACAAcacctaacttgtttccaaaattcaattaggaaattaagtaaacactTGGGAAACTCCATCATTGTACTTggacatttttttttacatcaATTTTTCCTCGTTCCATTCCTTATCGAATTCATTACTTGAGCTTTCCGTTTCTACTCTTGCTTCTTATTCCTTTGGTACAATTGGATACTATTTGATTAAGGTTTGATTGAACTTctttgagaaaatttctgatttcttcaaaggaaacaatcaagtggtttgagaagtgaattggtgagagcattagagtgacataagcacttgagtgaaaacacgagaggagtgaaacacttaagggagcaaGTGAAGCATTTTCTACTAACAAATTGTCAAATTTTGCAGGTTTCACCATGTCTCAGGAAAATGAACTTACCATTGCTCAGTTATCCCTTAAACTGGATGATATGTGGAAGGAAATGCAGAGGAGATTTGACCAAAGGTTGGAAACAATCTATGAGCAGATTGATCAACTAAAttcatctagggtttcttcTAGGAAATCTAGAGGAAAATCCACCCTGGAGGAATCTAGTGACTCCAATGCCGATTCGGAACATGAGGCATACGAGCAAGGACGACCGAAGCGAAACACAAGAGCAATCGGTGATGCAATCAAGGGGATTAAGATGAAGATTCCtcctttccaaggcaaatctgatcCAGATACATACCTTGAATGGGAGAGTCGAGTGGAGCTAGTATTCGATTGTAATGACTACACCGATGCACAAAAATTGAGACTTGCCGTAGTAGAATTCACCGACTATGCCATATTTTGGTGGGAACAAGTGGCTACAAGTAGGAGAAGGTGTGGTGAACCACCTATAACCACTTGGACTGAGCTCAAGAGATTGATGAAAAAGCGATTTGTACCAAGTCACTACCATAGAGACTTGTACCAAAAACTTCAAACCTTGACACAAGGTCAACACTCAGttgaggactactacaaggacATGGAAATCTCCATGTTGAGAGCTGATATTCAAGAAGATCGAGAGGCTACAATGGCAAGATTTCTCAGTGGTCTGAGTGTTGAAATAGCCGATCAACTAGAGCTTCAATACTATGTGGAGATAGAAGATATGGTGGAGAAGGCTATCATGATTGCGcaaaggctcaagaggaggggtacaaTCAGAAATTATAACCCTCATCCACAAACATTTACTCGACCATTCCAGTCTAGAAGGGAAGAGAGAGGTTCGAATGCTTGGAACCCTCCAAAGCCGAAGCAAGATCAAAGGTCAAGCTCACGGCCACCTGTTACCAAAACCGACTCCAAGGTTGTTTCAAAGCCAACAATTGAAACTTCAAAACTTAGGAATCGTGACACCAAATGTTGGAGGTGTCAAGGAATTGGGCATATTGCAAGCCAATGTCCAAACCCAAGGACCATGCTTGTCCTACCAAATGGGGACATTGTCACTGATGATGAAGAGGAGGATTACAAAGACATGCCTCCCTTGgctgaagaggaagatgaaataGAGGAAGTTCCAACTCAAGACAAAGTTGGATTGGTAGCAAGAAGGGCGCTAGCTACTCAAGCTAGTAAAGATGAGTTTCAACGTGACAACATCTTTTGCACTAGGTGCCATGTGACCAACAAGGTATGCAGCTTGGTGATTGACCCCAGAAGTTGAACTAATGTTGCTAGTgcattgatggtggagaaactaaaCTTGCCAACTAGTGAGCACCCCCGTCCCTACAAGTTTCAGTGGTTAAACAATAGTGGAGAGGTACGTGTTCATAAACAAGTTTTGGTTACTTTTCGCATTGGTAGGTATGAAGATGATGTTATGTGTGATGTAGTACCAATGCAAGCTGCACATATACTCTTAGGGcgtccttggcaatttgacaaaagagtcacttttgatggtttcttgaacaaatactctttcatgcataattgtaaaaagattacacttgcacctcttacacctcaacaagtgcatgaggaTCAAGTTAGTCTACAAAAAAAGTATGACTTGCATGCTACCACCAAGAAGGATAACGCCAAAGCTAAGAAATTAGTGATGGCCGACCCTTCTTCAAGCAAGTTGGATCACTCTCATTCTGCCTTAGAGCCCACACAGGAGAGAAAACCCAGCATACTTGccaaggtgaaaaatgtgagACAGGCCTTGCATTCTAatcaggttttatttattttatttggcaAGGAATCCTTACTCACTAATGCTCTTGATGCTTCTTTGCCTAGTATTATTACTAACCTTTTATAGGAGTATCAAGACGTCTTTCCTGAGGATATACCTACTGGTTTGCCTCTATTAaggggaattgaacatcaaattgatttcattcctggATCTTCCCTTCCAAACAAGGCACCATATAGGACCAATCCTGAGGAAACCAAGGAGCAACAGCGACAAGTGGAGGAGATGCTTAGTAAGGGTTGGATTCAAGAGAGTTTAAACCCTTGTGCTGTACCAGTTCTACTTGTTCCAAATAAATATGGAGGATGGAGAATGTGCACTGATTGTAGGGCAATTAATGCCATCACGGTAAAGTACCGCCATCCCATACCTCGTTtggatgacatgcttgatgaattacatggtgctatcatttttactaagattgatttgaaaagtggttaccatcaaattcacatgaaagaaggagatgaatggaaaactgcatttaaaacaaaacaCGGACTTTTCGAGTGGTTGGTTATGCCTTTTGGGCTAACCAATGCACCAAGTACTTTTATGAGACTCATGAATCATGTTTTACGCTCTTTCATTGGTAAATTTGTGgtcgtttactttgatgacattttgatctATAGTAAGACTCTAGATGAGCATATTGTGCATTTACAAATGGTCCTCGATGCACTTCGCAAGGCAAGCCTctacgctaaccttaagaagtgtacCTTTTGCACAAATCAATTGGTTTTCCTAGGATATGTTGTTAGTGAGCAGAGAATTCATGTTGATCAAAAAAAGGTGAAGGCTATTAGTGAATGGCCAACCCCTACCAATGTAAGTGAGGTGAGAAGTTTCCATGGCTTGGCAAGCTTCTATAGGCGTTTTGTCAAGGATTTTAGCACAATTGCTGCCCCACTTACGTCAATTGTCAAGAAAGATGTGCAATTTCATTGGGGAGAGGAACaagctaagtctttccaattacttaaacacaaacccacacatgcacctgttcttagtttacctaattttgacaaagcttttgaagtagagtgtgatgcttctggtataggtattggagctgttttACTCCAAGAGGGTTGCCCAGTTGCCTACTTTAGCGAGAAGTTGAATGGAGCTGCTCTAAACTACTCAACCTATGATAAGGAACTAATGGCCTTAGTGCGAGCTCTACAAACATGGCAACATTATCTTCGCCCTCGTGAGTTTGTCTTGCACACAGATCATGAGTCGCTCAAGCATATCAAATCCCAAGACAAGTTGAGCAAGCGACATGCACGATGGATTACCTTCATTGACAGTTTTACCTTTGTGATCAAATACAAGACAAGTAagacgaatgtagtggctgatgcactcTCACGAAggtatgcacttatcactacattagatgctaagttgcttggtTTTGAATTCCGTAAAGATCTTTATGCACCTGACTCAgattttggtgagatttttGTCTCCTTGCCACGACACTCTCGTGAGCACTATTTCATCTCTCAGGGGTTCTTATACTACAAGGACAAGTTTTGCATTCCCAAGAGCTCCATGCGCACACTCATAGTAAGAGAAGCTCATGGAGGAGGACTAATAGGACACTTTGGCATTGCCAAGACCTTAATGATTCTCCAAGAGCATTTCTTCTGGCCACGTATGAGGAGTGACGTAGAACGGCACATTAAAAGGTGTGTGACTTGTCACCAAACCAAATCAAAGGTACACCCTTATGGTCTCTATACACCTTTGCCAATTCCACATGAACCATGGGTTGATCTGTCAATGAATTTTGTGCTTGGACTACCTAGGACTAGAAAAGGACATGATTCAATCTATGTGGTAGTTGACCGCTTCTCCAAAATGGcccattttattccttgtcttaaaacagaTGATGCTAAGCATGTTGCAGATTTATTTTTTCGTGAGATAGTTAGATTACATGGCATGCCACGCACTATTGTTTCTGATAGGGACGCCAAATTCcttagctatttttggaaaactttgtggtgtaaactaggtactaaattgctattttctacttctagcCACCCTCAAACTGATGGTCAAACCGAAGTGGTTAATAGGACTTTATCTACCAAGTTGCGCGCAATTATAAAAAAGAAcattaaatcttgggaagattgcttaccacatgtggaatttgcatacaatcgcacTGTTCATTCTGCTACACATTATTCGCCGTTTGAAATTGTGTATGGTTTTAACCCTCTCACACCTTTGGATTTAACTCCTTTATCTGTTCATGAGAGAGTTAACTTGGATGGTAAGAATAAAGCTGCATATGTACGTGAGTTACACACTAAGGTGCGAGCCAACATCGAGAAGCGTACACTTCAATACATCCAAAGTGCCAACAAGGGGCGCCGCAAGATGGTCTTTGAGCCTGGCGATTGGGTATGGATACACATGCGCAAAGAGAGGTTCCCAACCAAAAGGCGTAGTAAGCTACTTCCACAGGGAGATGGTCCATTCCAAGTCCTGGAGCGTATaaatgacaatgcctacaaacttGAACTTCCAGGTGAGTATGGGGTACATGCTACTTTTAATGTATCTGACTTGAGTCCTTTTCATGCAGATGATGAgtttgatttgaggacaaatcgccttcaagaggaggggactaatcaggaggggctcaaggctgctcaaacttctagtgctcaggtcatgcaaatacccagtggtccaattacaagagcgcgtgctaggaaaattcaagaatcacttcaagctcttgtttgcacgattcaagaatgagttggtgatgacttgaggaccattgaaggattacataatggagaaactactttatacactttccttcaaatggaagaaccaagtgaagactagttcacGGAGCACTAGCttgctaattagggttttagttaccattattagttgtttgttagcattaataatttcggtcaattttcacttcactttggccgaattcagagtcttaattttagtcaattagttgttagatattttcacccttaatgaagggcaaggtcgtccattggacattctagggtttgagtcttgtaaggctatatatagcctaggttttcattcattaaaggggaattcagattttataaaatattcgtgagtttattcactctctcttgcctcaagagaatttcctttgaatacttgagaattaatctcaagctgttcatcgaacttatcaatcaagtagtctccttgattgtggcgttcttctaactatacttttggttcactaaatttgctcgTCTTAGGTTAAGGAGTCTCCTTAGTTCGTGActtgtgattctagaagggtcaaggTTCCGCAATCaacccaacttggtgttcgtctagatccgtcgcaCATCAGTTATGggatttaaatttgaaaaagtatGTTATTTGGCTAGGCACTTGGATCATTTGCAGTGTAGTTGTTGATATTGCTTTTTGAAGGTGTTTCATATTATTTTTGAGTCAATTTGTAAGGTTAACTTGTATAAGGTGTTCATTTTTGTCTTTAATTTGCACCTTGAGTTGATAGATGAATTAGTTGtgattttgtcattttacttgcaaaatctctttgtttttgtAGGAAAAATGATCAAACTCAATTGAAAGTGAAATGGTGAACTAATAAAGTGAATGATTAGAAGGTTGAGAAGTCACAACAATGTTTAAAAGAGATGGTGCAACTCAAGGATGAAGAATGGgaatcttcaaaaaaaaaaaaaaaaaaaagaaaccctcAAGAGTTTCTTGGCGGATTCTACATGAGATTATGGGCAGGATATTTActtcaaaaagaaaagcaaggaaTCACATGCTCTGCATACTCCTTGGAAAAATCCCTCGAGGGATTGGTGACGGCTGCAAGTTGTCAActtgcatgatttttttttttgtttctttgttcaTGTTTTACATGACATAAAGGGACAACTTGTACCAAGTTTTGGTGATCTAGGAGATTTTCTTGACTCTAAGCAAGAAAGAAACGCATTATCGGAGAAGAGAGACTAGATCCTGTAGAGAAgaactttttcttctctttcctttctagctTAGTTTAAGTGTAGTTCTAgatctagtttttatttttcttgaagaGCTTGAAGAACTCTTGGTGTAATAATGTTTTTTTTATGGCAATGAAGATGTTGAAACttgcagttttgtttctttatttgaaCGAGCATTTCTTCCTCTTTACTCTCTTTGTTGTTTCATTAATACTTAATTACATTGAAAATATGAGATTATTGTTAATTCTTCTATGTCTAGCTAAATCTTCTCGTTCTAGGGATGGATGAAGCTATTTGTGCTTTGATTATGGATGAATAAAGTTGATTATTACTATATCTTGTGCTTGCTAGCTCATCTATTCTTGTTTTAACACTTGTGAATGCTTGATCACCATTTGCAAGCCATGATAGTTGTTGTTAATCTACCGAAGTAGTTAACAATGATGGAAATGGAATAGGTGAAACCTAAGGATTAGGCACACAAAAGTAGTGGTACAGTTAAGTGAATATTTTGGCATTTCTAGATCTAGATTAAGTTTTCACTTATGATTTCACCATAAAAGTAGAGAAACTATAGTATTGGCTAGAGTCAGGTCATTGGCGAGAGCAAGTTCCAATGGCTTGAGTGAAATACATCCATAGCATGACAAGTGCATCAATGATAATTGACCATTTCATCCATAGTTAGGTACATGTAATGGATTCTATGCCCTAAAACATTTGTATTTAATTGAATGTCTTCAATTTATTAATTTTCCTTGCATAGTTTTAGCATTATTGCTATTTTACTtagttaaatttttttatttctctagGTAATCGAGTGAACTAGAAGTCTTAGTAGTTGGAAGTGATCCTCGTAGGATCGATCCTAACTCCCTAGTATTACGAGTcacgacctgtatacttgtagTAAACAAGTGAATTAGGTTAAAATTTAGAGCGTAGGTTAGGATCTCGTCACTAATACACTAGAAAGGATGAAATAACTAAACTAAtctaaactatcctacactaattACACTAAGAAGATATAATAACTAAATCTTTGTGATGTGTTCCTGTACTCTCTCCAAACTTTCTTAAAATGAAAGATACAAGCTTTATTTATAGAGAAAGTTTCAAACCTTTAAGTTGTATATTCAATGTGAACATTGCTCCAATTAGTCAACATTTTGGGCTTCAAAGGTAAGACACATCATTATAGAAGAAAATAAAGTCAAGAATTATTGTTAGAATCTCCACTTTATAGCTACATATCTTCTATAAAATGTCCCTCAAAAGGTGTGAAATAATGGAGTTCAAAAAA of Coffea arabica cultivar ET-39 chromosome 5c, Coffea Arabica ET-39 HiFi, whole genome shotgun sequence contains these proteins:
- the LOC140007181 gene encoding uncharacterized protein, encoding MSQENELTIAQLSLKLDDMWKEMQRRFDQRLETIYEQIDQLNSSRVSSRKSRGKSTLEESSDSNADSEHEAYEQGRPKRNTRAIGDAIKGIKMKIPPFQGKSDPDTYLEWESRVELVFDCNDYTDAQKLRLAVVEFTDYAIFWWEQVATSRRRCGEPPITTWTELKRLMKKRFVPSHYHRDLYQKLQTLTQGQHSVEDYYKDMEISMLRADIQEDREATMARFLSGLSVEIADQLELQYYVEIEDMVEKAIMIAQRLKRRGTIRNYNPHPQTFTRPFQSRREERGSNAWNPPKPKQDQRSSSRPPVTKTDSKVVSKPTIETSKLRNRDTKCWRCQGIGHIASQCPNPRTMLVLPNGDIVTDDEEEDYKDMPPLAEEEDEIEEVPTQDKVGLVARRALATQASKDEFQRDNIFCTRCHVTNKEYQDVFPEDIPTGLPLLRGIEHQIDFIPGSSLPNKAPYRTNPEETKEQQRQVEEMLSKGWIQESLNPCAVPVLLVPNKYGGWRMCTDCRAINAITVKYRHPIPRIGAVLLQEGCPVAYFSEKLNGAALNYSTYDKELMALVRALQTWQHYLRPREFVLHTDHESLKHIKSQDKLSKRHARWITFIDSFTFVIKYKTSKTNVVADALSRRYALITTLDAKLLGFEFRKDLYAPDSDFGEIFVSLPRHSREHYFISQGFLYYKDKFCIPKSSMRTLIVREAHGGGLIGHFGIAKTLMILQEHFFWPRMRSDVERHIKRVNLDGKNKAAYVRELHTKVRANIEKRTLQYIQSANKGRRKMVFEPGDWVWIHMRKERFPTKRRSKLLPQGDGPFQVLERINDNAYKLELPGMDEAICALIMDE